A window of Lagenorhynchus albirostris chromosome 11, mLagAlb1.1, whole genome shotgun sequence contains these coding sequences:
- the SOCS2 gene encoding suppressor of cytokine signaling 2 yields the protein MTLRCLEPSGNGAEGTQSHWGTSGSAEEPSPEAARLAKALRELSHTGWYWGSMTVNEAKEKLKEAPEGTFLIRDSSHSDYLLTISVKTSAGPTNLRIEYQDGKFRLDSIICVKSKLKQFDSVVHLIDYYVQMCKDKRMGPEAPRNGTVHLYLTKPLYTSAPPLQHLCRLTINKCTGTIWGLPLPTRLKDYLEEYKFQV from the exons ATGACCCTGCGGTGCCTCGAGCCCTCCGGGAATGGCGCGGAAGGGACGCAGAGCCATTGGGGGACCTCGGGGTCGGCGGAGGAGCCGTCCCCGGAGGCGGCGCGTCTGGCGAAGGCCCTGCGGGAACTTAGTCACACAG GTTGGTACTGGGGAAGTATGACTGTTAATGAAgccaaagagaaattaaaagaggCACCAGAAGGAACTTTCTTGATTAGAGATAGTTCGCATTCAGACTACCTACTAACAATATCTGTTAAAACATCAGCTGGACCAACTAATCTTCGCATCGAATACCAAGATGGGAAATTTAGATTGGACTCTATCATATGTGTCAAGTCCAAGCTTAAACAATTTGACAGTGTGGTTCATCTGATCGACTACTATGTTCAGATGTGCAAGGATAAGCGGATGGGCCCAGAAGCCCCCCGGAACGGCACTGTTCACCTTTATCTGACCAAACCGCTCTACACATCAGCACCACCTCTGCAGCATCTCTGTAGACTCACCATTAACAAATGTACCGGTACCATCTGGGGACTGCCTTTACCAACAAGACTAAAAGATTACTTGGAAGAATATAAATTCCAGGTATaa